In the Longimicrobiaceae bacterium genome, one interval contains:
- the hslO gene encoding Hsp33 family molecular chaperone HslO gives MSDRDYLVRATALDERVRAFALNATGVVKQLQERHGTYPAVSAALGRTAMGALLLSAASLKEEDQALSVEVRGGGPVGRIIVTANGRGEVRGLVSNPRVHAESVRPGKLNVAGVVGSSGYLSVTKNLGMRDPYQGTVELQSGEIGEDLAFYLARSEQTPSAVGIGVFVVPDGSVEAAGGYLIQLLPGLDEDEIIAIEKRIAALPHPTTLIREGTTPEEVLERIFPEGFALLDRYPVRFHCPCSRERFERAIVSLGEAEVARIIEEEEQPFTEVVCHFCNEAYHFSPEDMREILREAS, from the coding sequence TGAGCGCGTGCGCGCCTTCGCGCTGAACGCCACCGGCGTGGTGAAGCAGCTTCAGGAGCGGCACGGCACGTACCCCGCGGTCAGCGCCGCGCTCGGGCGCACGGCGATGGGGGCGCTCCTGCTGAGCGCGGCGTCGCTCAAGGAGGAGGACCAGGCGCTCAGCGTCGAGGTGCGCGGCGGCGGCCCGGTGGGGCGGATCATCGTCACCGCCAACGGGCGCGGCGAGGTGCGCGGGCTGGTGAGCAACCCCCGCGTGCACGCCGAGAGCGTCCGCCCGGGGAAGCTCAACGTGGCGGGGGTGGTGGGGAGCTCCGGCTACCTTTCCGTCACCAAGAACCTGGGGATGCGCGACCCCTACCAGGGGACGGTGGAGCTGCAGTCCGGCGAGATCGGCGAGGACCTGGCCTTCTACCTCGCGCGGAGCGAGCAGACGCCCTCGGCGGTGGGGATCGGGGTGTTCGTGGTCCCGGACGGCAGCGTGGAGGCCGCGGGCGGGTACCTGATCCAGCTCCTCCCGGGGCTGGACGAGGACGAGATCATCGCCATCGAGAAGCGGATCGCCGCGCTCCCGCACCCCACCACGCTGATCCGCGAGGGGACCACCCCCGAGGAGGTGCTGGAGCGCATCTTCCCGGAGGGCTTCGCCCTGCTGGACCGCTATCCGGTGCGCTTCCACTGCCCCTGCTCGCGCGAGCGCTTCGAGCGCGCCATCGTCAGCCTGGGGGAGGCCGAGGTCGCGCGGATCATCGAGGAGGAGGAGCAGCCCTTCACCGAGGTGGTGTGCCACTTCTGCAACGAGGCGTACCACTTCTCCCCGGAGGACATGCGGGAGATCCTGCGCGAGGCGTCGTAG